The genomic interval GCAAAGAGCAGATGATCAAAAAACCAAGGGGCTGTTTGGATGCAGAGACAATAGGATTGATCCAGCAGTGTTGGTTTTGCTCATGCAATGCCATCTTTGCATGCCACCAAGGTTCATGATCTAACGCATTCAAAAGATGCGGGGTTGCCTCTAAAGCGAGAAGTTGGGATAAAAAATTTCTATCGCTATGAGCTGCTTGAATCAGCGTCGTGCTTAAACATTGCAGTTCATTGGAGGTTGCCCCTAGGTTGAGTTGATGGTTATTTTCATCCAAAAGAAGAATGTTGCATCCAATGCAGCGGTGATGAATGGATTCGATGTCGCCTACCATTACATGTAAAATAGAAGAGAGCGGTGATGTATGGGTAATCATCTGTAAAATGTGTTTATGGTGGATTTCGTATTGTTGTGTATATTTGCGCTCATCAATGTTGGCGATCACACCTACGAGCCCAATTTTGGCCCCTTTAGCATCGTAAAAAGGTTTGCCTGTCAGGCGTCCCCAAAAGATGCTGCCATCTTCTTTGTAGTAGATACACTCTAAATCCACAGAGTCTATTTTGTTCGTAAGGAGCGCTATCATCTTTTGCCTGCCAAGCTCTCGCTCTAGTGGGTGAATGAGCTCGACATACTCTTTTCCAATCAGTGTTTCAAGTGGGTACAAAAACATCTCTTGCATGCGTTGATTGGCTTGGATGATGTACCCCTTAGGATTGATGAGAAAAATGGCAACACTGGAGGTATCTAAGATTTGTTTAAAAAGAACCTCTTGTTCGTCAAGCGTTTGCGTGACGCTATTGGATGAAAACAGTGTATTGAAAAGTTTAGAAATCAGGCTCATAAAACGCTCTCTTTGAAAAATGTCACGTACAGTTTGACGCGTAGTGTAACATAAAAATTTGGATTATTAAATGGATTTTTGGCTTTTTTGATCTAAAAAATAAGTTGGAAAGATTAATAAAATAAATAAGAAAATAATAAGCTTTTTAAAGCCTTTTTGCCTCCGTTACCATGTGATCGAGGATGGTGAAAAGCTCTTTACTTTTCAGCTCAACTGCTCTGAAATTCTCTAAAATTTTCTCCGCTTCTTCAACACAACTTCCTTTAGCAATGCACGCTAAAGAGGCGCGTACCTTCTCATGGACACTGTGGTGAGGCTCTTCCAAAAGTGGATAACTTGCCACAGAACTAAAGGCTTTTTTGCCATCGCCCATTTCATACCATTTACCTAATCTACACTGATGATGGTCTCCAAATGTGGCTTTCTCATCATTTTTAAAGAGGGTATTATAGGCATTGAGTTTGAAGATAATATGGTCAAGTTTAGCAAGTTCAATGAAAATATCATAGGAGATCAGAAGATTTTCACGGCGAATGGTATCGGCATTGGTTGTAAGCTCTTGTAACCTCTCTTTAAAGCATTCGACCTCCTCAACGGAGCTTTTGACATAGGCTTCCGTGCTTTCACTGCTCTCCACCATCGTTTCGGCGTTTTGTTTCAAAATGTTGATCGTCGCTTCTACTTCGGTGGTCGCTTTTTGCGTACGTTCAGCCAATTTTCGCACTTCATCGGCAACGACGGCAAATCCCCGCCCGTGTTCACCTGCGCGCGCCGCTTCAATCGCCGCATTGAGTGCTAAGAGGTTGGTTTGATCGGAAATATCTTTAATCAGTGCAATGACCTGCGCAATCTCTTGGGTGCTGTGTTTAACGCCATTGGCGTTGGTACGGGTATCATCGATCTTAACAACAATACTCTCCATAGAGGAGATGATTTGATCGGTACTCTGGTGAACATTTTGAACAACGATGGAGGTTTGGTCATTCAGCTCTAAAATGGACTGCAGCGTTCCAATGGTTGTCTGCATCGTAGATTGGATGGCAAGGCTTCCGTGAATTGCCCCTTCACTCATCAGGTCGGTAAGTGAGATCATAAGCTGAGAGCGTTTCATGTGTTGATGAATCTGCTCATGCGCCTCTTTTATCTTCTGTTCTTCTTCTTTGGCAAGGTGAACATTGTGTTCAAATTTATCAAAAAGAAGGTTGAAATTACGAGACGTTTGTGCGATTTCGTCGCTGCTCTCAATGGGTAAACGGCTGGAGAGATCACCTTGTTCGGAGGCTAAAGACGCTGCAATGGATTTGAGGCGGTTGATGTTCTTTAGAATCGTAGTATTAGTAAATCCTAAAATAGCCAGTAAAAGAAAAACGCCTAACAATGCGGTTAGTAAAAGGGTTATAAATCCTGTTTTAAGTGCGCTATCGGCACGTGCCTCATCATTTTGTGCGTGCTGATTGGCGAGAATAACCAGTTGGTCGATATAGCTTCTATGTGTGTCATATGCGGTTTTGAGTTTCCCTAGTACCAACGCTTGGGCTTTGTCAAGATCGTGGGTGTCGATGGCAGGCAGAAACTCTTTTTCGGTGATTTCAAAATAGTTTAATGCGGAGTTTTTGATCTCATTGCGCACCAATTGTTTCATCGTTGGCTCAACATCACTCTCCAACCAGTACCCTTGACGGTCCATAAAATCTTTCTTTAACGCGAGTAATTTTGTTTTAAGTTCGGCAATTTGCGCTCTGTCGCTTGTCAGCATCGCGTACGTAATCAAACGGGTTTCGATGATATACTCAGGTGGAGGAAGAATGTCGGCAAGCAGGTCTTTGGAAAGGATAATTTTGGTGTAGAGATCGCCTTTGATTTGCACGGCGTTGATGGTCACAAAAGAGACCCCAATCACAAGTGCCACGACGAGCACGCTGAGTATAGCTGTAAGGATTAATCGTAGTTTGATGGTCATAGTAGAGCCTTTTATTAAAATTTAAGGCGTTCGAAAGGTTCAAGAGAGTGCGTATGCAATTTATATTCCAATGCGATGATTTATTATAAGATAAATTTACAAAATTTTTTTAAAAATATTATTAGTGTATATGGAATAAGGAGAAAAACTCTTTTGCAGTGCAGGAAAGGAAGCTTACATGTAAACTTCCTTCCTCTTTTTAGTGACTGTATTTCTTACGCAGTTCTCTTTTATCGATTTTCCCAACGCTGGTTTTATCGATGCTTTCGACAAATTTTATTTTTAAGAGCATACTTTCTCGTGCCATAATCCCTTTGTTAATAAATTCCTTAGCGTGCAGCAGCAGCTCTTTATCGCTGAGTGGCTTCGCGGGATCTTTCACGACAAGTGCAAGTGGCCGCTCTCCCCATTTATCATCATTGATACCAATGACGGCAACCTCTTTAACAAAAGGATGACGGTTGATGATGTCTTCAAGCTCCAGCGAAGAGACCCATTCCCCGCCCACTTTGATAATGTCTTTCATGCGATCCGTGATCTTGATATAGCCTTTTTCATCCATGGTGGCGATATCGCCTGTATGCAGATAACCGCCATGCCAGAGAAGTTCAGAGTTTTTTTGATCTTTAAAATAGCCTTGTGTGAGCCACGGAGAGCGCACGACAATTTCACCCGAATGTGCACCATCTTGAGGCAATGATTGCATCGTTTCATCCACCACATGAATCTCCACGAGTGCCATGGAACGTCCCGTTTTAATGCGAATGTCGCTTTGTGCATCATCATCCCTCTCTAACATTTCAGGCGTGAGCTGTGCAATGCTTAAAATGGGACACGTCTCGCTCATGCCGTATCCTGTAAACATATCAATGCCTCTTTTAAGGGCTTCTTGGCACATTGCTTTGGGAAGTGCCGCTCCTCCAATCATGACTTTCCAACCACGTAGATCGACCTCATGGATTTTAGGCGAATTAAAAAGCATGTGCATAATAGTCGGAACGCAATGCGAAAAGGTGACTTTTTCTGTGTCGATCAGCTCCAAAAGCAGGTCGGGAATGTAACGCCCTGGATAGACCTGTTTGACCCCGAGCATCGTCGCAACATAGGGCAATCCCCACGCATGGACATGAAACATCGGCGTGATGGGCATATAAACATCCCCTTGGCGAAAATTGCCTTGATGTGGGGCGCTTCCGAGTGTCGAAAGTGTTCCTAAGGTATGAAGCACTAGTTGGCGATGGGTAAAGTAGACACCTTTGGGAAATCCTGTCGTTCCTGTCGTATAAAACGTCGTCGCACGCGTGTTTTCATCAAAGTCTGGAAACTCAAAAAAATCGGGTTCTTTGTCTAGCAATGCTTCGTATTCACCTTTTACATGTAAAGAGGTGGGTGGCATTTTTTCATCATCGCATAGCACAATAAAATGCTCCACATCCAGCCTTCCTTTGATCTGCTCAAGGACCGGCAAAAAGTCGGTATGGGCTAAGATCACATCATCTTCCGCATGATCAATCGTGTAGAGAATCTGCTCTGGGCTGAGACGAATATTGATCGTGTGTAAAATAGCTCCTAGCATCGGAATCGCAAAATAGCACTCCAAATAACGGTGTGAATCATAATCCATCACCGCTACCGTATCGCCTTTTTTCACACCAAGAGCGCTTAGCATATGGGCGAGTTTATGCACACGTTTTTTAAATGTCGCGTAGGTAAAACGCTTCTCACCGCGATAGACGATTTCTTGGTTTGGATCGAAATAAATCGGAGCGTTGAGAATGTTTTTAATCAAGAGTTGATACTCATGCGCATAAGGGTTTTTCAGGGTATGTTCAAGTTGCATACACTCTCCTTGGGTAAAATTTAGAGATCAAACGCAGGGCGCATCAACGATTCGATCGTTTTAACGTCATAATGTTTGGAGAAGAAAAGGTTAAACGCAAGAACCCCTTGGTACAAAAGCATCTCTTTGCCATCTTTACATGTAAGCTGATGGCTTCGTGCCAGTTCTAAAAAAGGGGTTGGTGTGTTGTAGATCACATCAAAAGCGTATTTGGCGTCTTGAAACAGAGTCTCTAAAAGGGTTTTGTCGCACGGGAATACTTCTTCTTTGAGTCCTGCTGAGGTGGTGTTGATGATGAGGTCATACGCGTTACATGTAAAGGTTTCCCATGTGTTACATGTAAAGCCTTTGGCTTCAAAAAAAGCGAGTCTGGAGGCGGAGCGGTTGAGAATGGTGGTTTCGATTTGGTGTGTTTTTAAAATCATCGCAATCGCTTTTGCCGTTCCTCCTGCTCCTAAAATCAGGGCATTGCGAAGATACCCAAAGCTTTTAATCGCTTCGTAAAAGCCCTGCGCATCTGTGTTGTAGCCGATGACGCGTGCTCCTTCACTGACCAGTGTATTGACCGCGCCAATCTCTTTGGCAAGCCCTCGTACTTCATCGCATTGGGCATACGCTACCTCTTTATGGGGCACCGTGACATTTGCCCCTTGAAGATTCATCGCACGAAAGGTTGCCAGCAATTTTTCAGGCTCTTTAATGGTTTTACGCACATAACAGCCATTGAGGTTTAAGGCGTTCAAAACGGTGTTATGCAGTCTTGGGGAGATCGAATGGGTAACAGGATCGCCAAAAATACTAAAGAGTAACATAGTGGATGCTACTCTTTCAGATCATCAAGTGAGCTGGTCATGGCTCCTAGTTTATTGGTCACTTCGAGGTATTCAAGCTCAGGTTTACTGTCCGCCACAATGCCACCCCCTGCTTGGAAAATGATTTTTTCTTCATCGAGATACGCGGTTCGAATCATAATACAGCTGTCCATATTGCCATCAAATCCAAAATAACCCGCAGCACCACTGTAAAAACTTCGCTTCAACCCTTCAAAATCGCTAATAAGCTCCATTGCACGAATTTTTGGCGTTCCTGTCATTGTTCCTGCTGTAAAGGTTGCGGCAAAAAGATCGAACATATCGTATTTGGCATCGAGCACTGCTTCAATGTCGCTGACCATGTGCATCACGTGAGAATAACGCTCCACGCGCATCATCTCTTTAACTTTCACACTGCCCACATGTGCCACGCGACCAAGATCGTTACGACCAAGATCGATCAGCATCAAATGCTCAGCGCGCTCTTTTTCATCACTCAGCATCTCTTTTTCGTACGCCATATCTTTTTCGTATGTCGATCCACGTTTGCGCGTACCTGCAATCGGACGCAAGGTAATGCGTCCATCTTTTAGCCCAACCATCACTTCAGGTGAACTGCCAATGATCGCAAATTTGGGATAGGAGAGGTAGAACATATACGGCGATGGATTTTTCTGGCGCAAAATACGGTAAAAACTCAAACGATCAATTTTTGCGTATTGTGTAAAACGATTGGACATCAAAATCTGAAAAACATCGCCACTGCGAATCATCTCTTTGGCTTGTGCGACCATCTCGAAAAAGTGCTCTTTGGAAAGTGCAAACGAGCTTTTGCTTTTATCGACAACGGCTGTTTGAATCGGAATGTGAATATGTGGCTCTTTAAGTGTTGATTCAATGGCATCGAGTTGATCGGCAATATTCGGAACAAAGGTGGTTAGGATCAATGTATTGGTTTTATGCGAAAAGGTACAGACCAGTTTTGGGCGCATCAGGTCGATTTCTGGGATGTGAAGCTCATCTTTGAGTTTGTCCATATGTGAGCGTAAACGTGGCTCAAAAATCTTTACAGCATCGTACCCAATGTAGCCGATAAAGCCATCCACAAAACCAATCCCAAGCTCTTTGGCATAGTTTTGGTAGAGCGTTTTATCCAGCTGCGCGTAACGTTTTTTTAAAAATGTAAACGGATTAGCGCCTAAATCGTGTGAAATACCCTCTTCATCGATATGTACCGCTATATCATTTTGATGAATGAGACGTTCACGTGCGCCAATAAAGAGAAAACTAAAATTGCCATCGTTGTTGTTGATGGCACTTTCAAACAAAAAGCAGAGCTCACCTTTAAAATAATCCTGCAATTTTGCAAAGATCGTAATCGGGGTGAGCTGATCGAAAAGAATTTTACGAGAGCTTAGCACCTTATTTCACCCTGTAAATAAAGGCGTTTTTGTTCACACTCGAGCGAATCAATACCAAAGCACTCTCCGCATCGCTTGATTTGGCATATGGTCCAATCAAGATTTTCGTCACTTTATTGCCATTGACCACGGTTGGGTAGAGTTTATACTCAAACCCTTTGGACTTAATATCACTGAGCTGTTTCGCATCAGGCGTGGTTGCGACGGCGCCTACTTGAACGTAAATACCTGCATTTGCACTTCCAGAAGGCGTATCGCTTATTTCTGTACTGCGTAACAGAGGTTGTGTTTTGGTTGCCTCTTTTTTAGTCTCTTCTTTAACTTTAGGAAGGGTCTCTTTTACAGGAGGTGTCGCAGAAGTTGTGGCTGACTCTTTAGGTTTAGCCTCAGTTCCTTTTGCCTCTTCTTGTTTTTGGGCCTCTTTCTCTTTGAGCGTTTTGATCATATCTTCAAAACTCTCTTTTTTAGGGTTTTCCTCAATAATAGGCACTTGCTTAAAGAGTTGGTCATCTTTAGGGATTTGTGTCTCTTGGGTTGGCTCTGGCGGTAAAATAAGTTTAGACGTATCTTTGCCTTCGTCTTTGTTTGCTACTTTCATGCTTGCGAGTGCGACTAAAAAGACAAGAATCAAAAAAGCAACTAAAATAAGGATACGCTTCATCTTCAGGGTCTTAGTATCCCCTTTCTCTAACACAATATCACTAAGCTCATTTCTATTTTCCATCGGTTCTCCTTAGAATGATGTTTGACTACATATGCTTCGACCAAGAAGCGCCTCGCTCTTTTTGGTATAAGTCATAAGGCAATGCCAAAATGTTAAACTCTTTTGGAAGCTCCTGTGTCGGGAACATCCTCCACTCGCGCGGAAGCTTTTGGGAGAGCTTTGCTGAGAGCATTTTAGCGATCTGATACCCCTCTTGCAAGGTAGTATGGCCTTTATGAACATACAGATGTAGATGATCTTCCGTTTTACTTTTATACGCCGTAAAATTGATAAATCCTTCTTCTCTAAGCAAAAGTTGTGCCCTATGCCAAAATCGCTCGGTATTTCTTCCGTTATAGTCAAAAACGATGTTTTCGACTTTGTCAAAGCGGTTAATCAGCGAGTGAGCAACGGTGATTTTTCCATCAAGATGATCTTTGATGATACTGTTGCTCAAAGGCTGATCAATACGCTCATATTTATCAAAAAAGACTCTCCCTCCAAAATCGATCTTTTGGACAATGTTGTCACGCTTGATCCAATAATGATCGGTAATCATTTTAATAAGAGAGACGTCAATAGTGTACATAATTTCCCTTAGTAGGTTGGTCTGTCATAGATAATAAAGTTGCTCGCAAGCACTTTCATCTCATCTTTGATCTTTACATGTAACGCTTCATCGTTGATGTTATCAAGCACATCGGCAATTTTATTGGCGATGATTTCAAACTCTTTCTCTTTCATACCGCGTGCCGTAAGAGCAGGAGATCCTATACGAACACCACTGGTGACAAACGGACTTCGGGTTTCGCCTGGAACGGTATTTTTGTTGACGGTAATGCCTGCATGACCAAGTGCCAAATCAGCCTCTTTACC from Sulfurospirillum multivorans DSM 12446 carries:
- a CDS encoding fatty acid--CoA ligase; protein product: MQLEHTLKNPYAHEYQLLIKNILNAPIYFDPNQEIVYRGEKRFTYATFKKRVHKLAHMLSALGVKKGDTVAVMDYDSHRYLECYFAIPMLGAILHTINIRLSPEQILYTIDHAEDDVILAHTDFLPVLEQIKGRLDVEHFIVLCDDEKMPPTSLHVKGEYEALLDKEPDFFEFPDFDENTRATTFYTTGTTGFPKGVYFTHRQLVLHTLGTLSTLGSAPHQGNFRQGDVYMPITPMFHVHAWGLPYVATMLGVKQVYPGRYIPDLLLELIDTEKVTFSHCVPTIMHMLFNSPKIHEVDLRGWKVMIGGAALPKAMCQEALKRGIDMFTGYGMSETCPILSIAQLTPEMLERDDDAQSDIRIKTGRSMALVEIHVVDETMQSLPQDGAHSGEIVVRSPWLTQGYFKDQKNSELLWHGGYLHTGDIATMDEKGYIKITDRMKDIIKVGGEWVSSLELEDIINRHPFVKEVAVIGINDDKWGERPLALVVKDPAKPLSDKELLLHAKEFINKGIMARESMLLKIKFVESIDKTSVGKIDKRELRKKYSH
- a CDS encoding SPOR domain-containing protein; the encoded protein is MENRNELSDIVLEKGDTKTLKMKRILILVAFLILVFLVALASMKVANKDEGKDTSKLILPPEPTQETQIPKDDQLFKQVPIIEENPKKESFEDMIKTLKEKEAQKQEEAKGTEAKPKESATTSATPPVKETLPKVKEETKKEATKTQPLLRSTEISDTPSGSANAGIYVQVGAVATTPDAKQLSDIKSKGFEYKLYPTVVNGNKVTKILIGPYAKSSDAESALVLIRSSVNKNAFIYRVK
- a CDS encoding DUF1882 domain-containing protein, which gives rise to MYTIDVSLIKMITDHYWIKRDNIVQKIDFGGRVFFDKYERIDQPLSNSIIKDHLDGKITVAHSLINRFDKVENIVFDYNGRNTERFWHRAQLLLREEGFINFTAYKSKTEDHLHLYVHKGHTTLQEGYQIAKMLSAKLSQKLPREWRMFPTQELPKEFNILALPYDLYQKERGASWSKHM
- a CDS encoding shikimate dehydrogenase, whose translation is MLLFSIFGDPVTHSISPRLHNTVLNALNLNGCYVRKTIKEPEKLLATFRAMNLQGANVTVPHKEVAYAQCDEVRGLAKEIGAVNTLVSEGARVIGYNTDAQGFYEAIKSFGYLRNALILGAGGTAKAIAMILKTHQIETTILNRSASRLAFFEAKGFTCNTWETFTCNAYDLIINTTSAGLKEEVFPCDKTLLETLFQDAKYAFDVIYNTPTPFLELARSHQLTCKDGKEMLLYQGVLAFNLFFSKHYDVKTIESLMRPAFDL
- a CDS encoding methyl-accepting chemotaxis protein, which translates into the protein MTIKLRLILTAILSVLVVALVIGVSFVTINAVQIKGDLYTKIILSKDLLADILPPPEYIIETRLITYAMLTSDRAQIAELKTKLLALKKDFMDRQGYWLESDVEPTMKQLVRNEIKNSALNYFEITEKEFLPAIDTHDLDKAQALVLGKLKTAYDTHRSYIDQLVILANQHAQNDEARADSALKTGFITLLLTALLGVFLLLAILGFTNTTILKNINRLKSIAASLASEQGDLSSRLPIESSDEIAQTSRNFNLLFDKFEHNVHLAKEEEQKIKEAHEQIHQHMKRSQLMISLTDLMSEGAIHGSLAIQSTMQTTIGTLQSILELNDQTSIVVQNVHQSTDQIISSMESIVVKIDDTRTNANGVKHSTQEIAQVIALIKDISDQTNLLALNAAIEAARAGEHGRGFAVVADEVRKLAERTQKATTEVEATINILKQNAETMVESSESTEAYVKSSVEEVECFKERLQELTTNADTIRRENLLISYDIFIELAKLDHIIFKLNAYNTLFKNDEKATFGDHHQCRLGKWYEMGDGKKAFSSVASYPLLEEPHHSVHEKVRASLACIAKGSCVEEAEKILENFRAVELKSKELFTILDHMVTEAKRL
- a CDS encoding anthranilate synthase component I family protein codes for the protein MLSSRKILFDQLTPITIFAKLQDYFKGELCFLFESAINNNDGNFSFLFIGARERLIHQNDIAVHIDEEGISHDLGANPFTFLKKRYAQLDKTLYQNYAKELGIGFVDGFIGYIGYDAVKIFEPRLRSHMDKLKDELHIPEIDLMRPKLVCTFSHKTNTLILTTFVPNIADQLDAIESTLKEPHIHIPIQTAVVDKSKSSFALSKEHFFEMVAQAKEMIRSGDVFQILMSNRFTQYAKIDRLSFYRILRQKNPSPYMFYLSYPKFAIIGSSPEVMVGLKDGRITLRPIAGTRKRGSTYEKDMAYEKEMLSDEKERAEHLMLIDLGRNDLGRVAHVGSVKVKEMMRVERYSHVMHMVSDIEAVLDAKYDMFDLFAATFTAGTMTGTPKIRAMELISDFEGLKRSFYSGAAGYFGFDGNMDSCIMIRTAYLDEEKIIFQAGGGIVADSKPELEYLEVTNKLGAMTSSLDDLKE